From one uncultured Erythrobacter sp. genomic stretch:
- a CDS encoding PAS domain-containing protein yields MGGAFYTNMLDAVSDGVVAFNPDRQIIYCNQAFLDITGLDRSDLDQGLCAVIQGADTDPLTIARIDEALANGTPFDGEILNYRKSGEAFWNHLSFKPETDATGSVTHFIGISRDVTANRSTQTRYSQLERDYEFIFENVLAGIIIRDPDSRVRYINPKAREMLGLTGDGTMDAAAVERGWQFLRPDGSVMPPAEFPFYRALRERATVRGVLLGHRRTLDGKIVWALCDAFLANDDKGDVAAVLVSFTDVSRLIESEQTAHAYRERFELAARASQDVIFEWNIETGAFSANEAFKTVYGYEPPDIMGPGNLDARNAVEADQHAVRDVTLKAIASGDERFSVDHMINRPDGSIGHIVIRAFIVRNPQGEALRVIGTATDIGQLTAALAALEESETRFRIIADTVSDILWDHNFETGRLWMTPDWNIKLGLEAPPEPVTTNGWVDLIDPADLEVTLESYREALKSNAAQWEREYQVVGADQRKIDVAVKACILRRPDGKAYRVLGSVRDVTNLKRQQEGYSRARALEAVGQLTGGIAHDFNNLLMIILGNAELLGMSPLSDPDAESVALIGHAAENAATLTKRLLAFSGQNRLQASRVDMTTLLENMWPLLRAGLPESISVTRSIDEHIWEPNVDANSLEQAIINLAMNAKDAMPSGGEISILCENHVVTDDMVPNASGLAAGRYVLLSFSDTGGGMSEEVLSKAVEPYFTTKEFGKGTGLGLSTVYGFVTQSGGSLTIHSEEGAGTTVNLYLTAGAGHDLHDTHDTVEVGHNPTSRHHRILVVEDQPDVRAHVERLLSRLGYAVVAASDAVSALAILKEGQTFDLLYTDIIMPGGMNGQELSKAAKQIAPQMRVLFTSGYPAAAFEHLGIEDQTSINILRKPYRAKELEDAIAKAISD; encoded by the coding sequence ATGGGTGGGGCCTTCTATACAAACATGCTGGACGCTGTCTCCGACGGGGTCGTGGCGTTTAACCCAGACCGACAGATTATTTATTGTAATCAGGCTTTTCTTGATATCACTGGGCTCGACCGCAGCGATCTAGATCAGGGACTCTGTGCGGTTATTCAAGGCGCCGATACAGATCCTCTTACCATCGCCAGGATTGATGAAGCGCTCGCCAACGGCACGCCGTTTGATGGCGAAATTCTCAATTACCGCAAATCCGGCGAAGCCTTCTGGAACCATTTGTCATTCAAGCCGGAGACCGACGCGACGGGTAGCGTAACCCATTTTATCGGGATTTCGCGCGATGTGACAGCCAACCGCAGTACGCAGACACGTTATTCCCAGCTGGAGCGGGATTACGAGTTCATCTTCGAGAATGTGCTGGCTGGGATTATCATCCGTGATCCGGACTCTCGTGTCCGCTACATCAACCCCAAGGCGAGGGAAATGCTCGGCCTGACCGGAGACGGCACGATGGACGCGGCGGCCGTGGAGCGCGGCTGGCAGTTCCTTCGTCCTGATGGATCGGTGATGCCGCCCGCGGAGTTCCCGTTCTACCGTGCTCTACGGGAGCGCGCTACGGTGCGAGGTGTGTTGCTGGGGCACAGGCGTACATTGGACGGCAAGATCGTTTGGGCGCTCTGCGACGCGTTCCTCGCCAATGATGACAAGGGCGATGTGGCTGCGGTGCTTGTGAGCTTTACCGACGTCTCACGCCTCATCGAAAGCGAGCAAACCGCCCACGCATATCGCGAACGCTTCGAACTTGCCGCGCGCGCGAGCCAAGATGTGATTTTCGAATGGAACATCGAAACGGGTGCATTCAGTGCCAACGAAGCGTTCAAGACCGTCTATGGCTATGAACCGCCCGATATCATGGGGCCCGGCAATCTCGACGCCCGCAATGCCGTTGAAGCCGATCAGCACGCGGTACGCGATGTCACACTAAAGGCCATTGCATCGGGCGATGAGCGCTTTTCCGTCGACCACATGATCAATCGTCCTGATGGATCGATCGGCCATATCGTGATCCGGGCCTTCATAGTCCGCAATCCGCAAGGCGAGGCCTTACGCGTGATCGGGACGGCGACCGACATTGGCCAACTTACAGCCGCGCTTGCTGCACTGGAGGAATCCGAGACTCGATTCCGGATCATCGCTGACACGGTCAGTGACATCCTGTGGGATCACAATTTCGAAACCGGGCGATTGTGGATGACGCCGGATTGGAACATCAAGCTGGGCTTGGAGGCACCGCCAGAGCCTGTCACGACGAATGGATGGGTGGACCTGATTGACCCGGCAGATCTTGAAGTGACGCTCGAATCCTATCGCGAAGCATTGAAATCGAATGCGGCGCAGTGGGAGAGAGAATACCAAGTGGTAGGCGCGGATCAGCGCAAGATCGACGTGGCGGTGAAGGCGTGCATCCTGCGCCGTCCCGATGGCAAGGCTTACCGCGTACTGGGCAGCGTGCGCGACGTAACCAACTTGAAGCGCCAGCAGGAAGGCTACAGCCGCGCCCGCGCGCTTGAGGCCGTGGGACAGCTGACCGGCGGCATCGCACATGACTTCAACAATCTCCTGATGATCATCCTCGGTAATGCCGAATTGCTGGGCATGAGCCCTCTCAGTGATCCCGATGCCGAAAGTGTCGCCTTGATCGGCCATGCGGCGGAAAACGCAGCCACTTTGACCAAGCGCTTGCTGGCATTTTCCGGACAAAACCGGCTTCAGGCCAGCCGCGTCGATATGACGACATTGCTAGAAAACATGTGGCCTCTCCTGCGCGCTGGGCTGCCGGAAAGCATTTCCGTGACCCGGAGCATCGATGAACACATCTGGGAGCCGAATGTCGATGCCAACAGCCTTGAGCAGGCGATCATCAATCTTGCCATGAATGCAAAGGACGCCATGCCGAGCGGCGGAGAAATCTCGATCCTTTGCGAGAACCATGTGGTGACAGATGACATGGTGCCCAATGCATCAGGCTTGGCAGCTGGTCGCTATGTGCTTTTGTCCTTCTCAGACACCGGCGGTGGCATGTCGGAGGAGGTCTTAAGCAAGGCTGTCGAACCCTATTTCACGACCAAGGAATTCGGCAAAGGTACCGGGCTAGGCCTAAGTACGGTCTATGGCTTTGTCACCCAGTCAGGCGGCAGTTTGACGATCCATAGCGAGGAGGGTGCGGGAACCACGGTCAATCTTTATCTGACCGCCGGTGCGGGGCACGATTTGCATGATACCCATGACACCGTCGAGGTGGGGCACAACCCAACGTCCCGACATCATCGCATTCTAGTTGTGGAAGACCAGCCAGACGTACGCGCGCATGTCGAAAGGTTGCTTTCGCGACTCGGATACGCGGTTGTTGCGGCGAGCGATGCCGTATCGGCCCTTGCGATCTTGAAAGAAGGGCAGACGTTTGATCTGCTCTATACCGATATCATCATGCCTGGCGGTATGAACGGCCAGGAACTCAGCAAAGCCGCCAAGCAAATCGCGCCGCAGATGAGAGTGCTTTTCACCTCAGGTTATCCGGCAGCCGCGTTCGAGCACCTTGGTATCGAAGATCAGACCAGTATCAATATCCTGCGCAAACCGTATAGGGCAAAGGAGCTTGAGGATGCCATCGCCAAAGCGATCTCCGACTGA
- a CDS encoding tail fiber protein encodes MSQNTALFPLLRMTYCGQEKINFALPDLHPPQC; translated from the coding sequence ATCTCCCAGAACACCGCGCTTTTTCCTCTGCTAAGAATGACTTACTGCGGACAGGAAAAGATCAATTTCGCGCTGCCTGATTTGCATCCCCCGCAATGCTGA
- a CDS encoding GGDEF domain-containing protein, whose translation MGTGRKIDRRKAQPQAIRLGQPLFMHVPRAVAEPVLTACALITIIASNAASEVSFGPFLLVICAFGAWFLGNRFALLLSLFVASIQILNGHAPALEGSPLIMALKFLSVLAVVLMLGVARAALELEWRYARVDQLTGALNRKAFFEAIKSEGSRTGLAVLVYADVDGLKLINDRFGHDVGDRALSGFADRIKNAIRRDDIFARLGGDEFAIILKVRDTQAAELVAKRLNDALNLDPLKGEIDIRCSIGVLVLPKGSKSIDAELKQADALMYHAKKAKVGMMMAISIEGDMQDFAPPALSTNSEGQQRAAVRTARRAAGCARSDDTPEGTLAA comes from the coding sequence ATGGGAACCGGAAGAAAAATCGACCGGCGTAAAGCGCAACCCCAAGCCATTCGGCTTGGGCAACCTTTATTCATGCATGTCCCGAGAGCAGTCGCCGAGCCCGTGTTGACGGCCTGTGCACTGATCACAATTATTGCAAGCAACGCCGCTTCCGAAGTTTCCTTTGGCCCATTCTTATTGGTCATTTGCGCCTTTGGCGCTTGGTTCTTGGGCAACAGATTTGCACTCTTGCTTAGTTTATTTGTTGCTTCTATTCAGATACTTAATGGCCACGCCCCCGCTCTCGAGGGCAGCCCCCTAATCATGGCGTTGAAATTTCTCAGTGTGCTAGCGGTCGTCTTAATGTTGGGCGTGGCACGTGCCGCGCTTGAACTCGAGTGGCGGTATGCCAGAGTTGACCAATTGACGGGAGCGCTCAATCGGAAGGCATTCTTTGAGGCCATCAAGAGCGAGGGAAGCCGAACAGGCCTCGCCGTCTTGGTATATGCCGACGTCGATGGCCTCAAGCTTATCAACGACCGGTTTGGCCATGATGTAGGAGACCGGGCCCTTAGCGGCTTTGCAGATCGCATTAAGAACGCGATCAGAAGGGACGACATTTTCGCCCGACTAGGTGGTGACGAATTTGCGATCATTCTAAAAGTGCGTGACACGCAGGCCGCGGAATTGGTGGCAAAGCGGCTGAATGATGCACTCAATCTAGACCCTCTCAAGGGAGAGATTGATATACGATGCAGTATAGGTGTGTTGGTTTTGCCGAAGGGCTCGAAGTCTATCGACGCCGAACTCAAGCAAGCGGACGCGTTAATGTACCATGCCAAGAAGGCTAAGGTCGGCATGATGATGGCAATTTCGATAGAGGGCGACATGCAAGATTTCGCACCGCCAGCTCTAAGCACCAATTCCGAAGGTCAACAAAGAGCCGCAGTGCGTACGGCCCGGCGCGCCGCTGGTTGTGCAAGAAGTGATGATACGCCTGAAGGCACTTTAGCAGCTTGA
- a CDS encoding IS3 family transposase (programmed frameshift) yields the protein MKRSRFNEEQIIAILKEQEAGMATAEVCRRHGISSATFYKWKSKFGGLDVSEARRLRSLEEENSRLKKLLAEAMLDNAVLKDLAFKKMVTPGAKREAVAHAREHHGVSERRACALVGVSRRVIRYEPTRPDDGALRQRLRELAAERRRFGYRRLGYLLAREGITPNHKKLLRIYREEGLRVRRRGGRKRALGTRRPMVLPDGPNQRWSLDFVSDSLICGRRFRILCVVDDYTRECLALVADTSLSGARVARELTSLMGSRGKPHTVVSDNGTELTSSAILRWSQERRVEWHYIAPGKPMQNGFVESFNGRLRDECLNETLFTSLAHARFVLAAWRHDYNTVRPHSKLGGKTPAEIAGQRVWGHAPRHVANPSNNHHEGARLYL from the exons ATGAAGCGAAGCAGGTTCAACGAAGAGCAGATCATTGCGATCTTGAAGGAGCAGGAAGCTGGGATGGCGACGGCGGAGGTCTGCCGCCGTCACGGGATCAGCTCGGCGACATTCTACAAGTGGAAGTCGAAGTTCGGCGGTCTGGATGTGTCCGAAGCCCGGCGACTGCGGTCGCTCGAGGAGGAGAACTCCCGGCTGAAGAAGCTGCTGGCCGAGGCCATGCTGGACAATGCCGTGTTGAAGGATCTGGCAT TCAAAAAAATGGTAACGCCCGGCGCTAAGCGGGAAGCCGTCGCCCATGCCCGGGAGCATCACGGGGTGAGCGAGCGTCGGGCGTGTGCATTGGTTGGTGTGAGCCGCAGGGTGATCCGTTACGAGCCGACAAGGCCGGATGACGGGGCTCTGCGGCAAAGGTTGCGCGAGCTGGCGGCGGAGCGTCGCCGGTTCGGCTATCGCCGCCTGGGCTATCTGCTGGCGCGGGAGGGCATCACACCCAACCACAAGAAGCTGCTGCGCATCTATCGCGAGGAAGGACTGCGCGTGCGGCGCCGTGGCGGGCGCAAGAGGGCGTTGGGCACGCGCAGACCGATGGTGCTGCCCGATGGTCCGAACCAGCGTTGGTCGCTCGACTTCGTCTCTGACAGCCTGATCTGCGGTAGGCGCTTCCGCATCCTGTGCGTGGTCGATGACTACACGCGGGAGTGCTTGGCGCTGGTGGCCGATACGTCCCTGTCCGGGGCTCGAGTTGCCCGGGAACTGACCAGCTTGATGGGCAGCCGCGGCAAGCCGCACACGGTGGTCAGCGACAACGGCACCGAACTGACCTCGTCGGCGATCCTGCGCTGGTCGCAGGAGCGGCGGGTCGAGTGGCACTACATCGCGCCGGGCAAGCCGATGCAGAACGGCTTCGTGGAGAGCTTCAATGGCCGCCTGCGGGATGAATGCCTCAACGAGACCCTGTTCACCTCGCTGGCCCATGCCCGGTTCGTGCTCGCTGCCTGGCGGCACGATTACAACACGGTCAGGCCACACTCCAAACTGGGCGGCAAGACCCCCGCCGAGATCGCCGGCCAACGTGTCTGGGGGCATGCCCCCAGACACGTTGCCAACCCATCAAACAACCATCATGAAGGAGCGAGACTCTACCTCTGA